A single region of the Gossypium arboreum isolate Shixiya-1 chromosome 12, ASM2569848v2, whole genome shotgun sequence genome encodes:
- the LOC108478196 gene encoding replication protein A 70 kDa DNA-binding subunit E-like, with translation MEVNLTGGAVARIINREVSTERDLKPLLQVIELKEVQTTSKNPQQQQQQQEPKKSERYRLLLSDGSLTQQGMLATSKNELVKSSKLQIGSVIQLTQYICNVIQDRMIVIIIELDVIVEKCDIIGKPVAAPRSSRLTQAPTDQSGTVMAQSNSLGGSSVAGGMADRLNSTGTTLQQPRMNQWHGNSRSNESDQINYPAANAPPSYPKADPSAGFPGSSPLDRPYGVQSTGFHNPRPATSRPLSTSNYQSVPTYQQPSPMYTNRGPVAKNEAPPRIIPISALNPYQGRWTIKARVTAKGELRRYNNARGEGKVFSFDLLDSDGGEIRVTCFNTVVDQFYNQIETGKIYLISRGSLKPAQKAFNHLNNEHEILLDSTSTIQPCYEDDNRIPRQQFHFRTISDIEGMENNSIVDIIGVVSFISPAASIMRKNGIETQKRTLHLKDMSGRSVELTLWGSLCNAEGQKLQSLCDSGEFPVLAVKAGRVNDFNGKAVGSISSTQLFIDPDFPEAHSLKNWFVTDGRNTPTVSISRETSSVSRTDNRKTLSQIKDEKLGTSEKPDWITVAARIAYIKLDNFCYTACPIMNGDRQCNKKVTNNGDGKWWCDKCDRSVDECDYRYIIQLQIQDHTGIIWVTAFQESGQDIMGVPAKDLYYLRYENQDDEKFMEITRRVMFNKYIFKLKVKEETFSDEQRVKSTVVKVEKVNFSSEARYLLDLIDKIKANDSGLFAPKTEFTTPNTGLDYTGVGIDGRRDLAPPTASREYGLPVNQGGQYGNHYGGSGLRESASNMDIFCNSCGVTGHSSTNCPTIMNGPVQSIGRGYSDRVFSGASVGGASSECFKCHQTGHWARDCPNSGRLPPLRH, from the exons ATGGAGGTAAATCTGACGGGAGGGGCGGTGGCTCGTATTATAAACAGAGAGGTGTCGACAGAGAGGGATTTGAAACCTTTGCTTCAAGTCATAGAGTTGAAAGAGGTTCAAACGACGTCGAAGAATccgcagcagcagcagcagcagcaagaACCGAAAAAGAGCGAGAGGTATAGGCTATTGCTGTCGGATGGGTCGTTGACGCAGCAAGGGATGCTCGCTACCAGTAAGAATGAACTTGTGAAATCCTCGAAGTTGCAAATTGGCTCCGTTATTCAATTGACTCAGTACATTTGCAACGTAATCCAAGATCGCAT GATTGTTATTATCATTGAGTTGGATGTGATAGTTGAAAAATGTGATATTATTGGGAAGCCTGTAGCAGCACCAAGATCTTCTAGGCTAACACAAGCCCCTACTGATCAATCTGGGACGGTGATGGCACAGAGCAATTCATTAGGGGGAAGCTCAGTTGCTGGCGGCATGGCTGATAGGCTGAACTCAACTGGGACCACTCTGCAACAGCCTAGAATGAATCAATGGCATGGTAATTCTCGTTCAAATGAATCTGATCAGATAAACTATCCTGCTGCAAATGCACCACCCTCTTATCCCAAAGCAGATCCTTCTGCTGGTTTTCCTGGATCATCACCTCTAGATAGACCATATGGTGTTCAGAGTACGGGTTTCCATAATCCTAGGCCAGCAACTTCACGTCCTCTAAGCACCTCTAACTACCAATCCGTACCTACGTATCAACAGCCATCCCCAATGTACACTAACCGAGGGCCTGTTGCCAAGAATGAGGCACCACCCAGGATAATCCCAATTTCTGCTCTGAACCCATATCAGGGCCGGTGGACAATAAAAGCCAGAGTAACAGCAAAGGGAGAGCTTAGGCGCTATAACAATGCACGTGgtgaaggaaaagttttctcgTTTGACCTCCTTGATTCTGATGGTGGAGAAATACGGGTGACCTGCTTTAATACTGTGGTTGACCAATTCTATAACCAGATTGAAACTGGTAAGATATATTTGATTTCTAGGGGAAGTCTAAAACCCGCTCAGAAGGCATTTAATCACCTTAATAATGAGCATGAAATACTTCTTGATAGCACATCAACGATACAGCCATGTTATGAGGATGACAACAGAATTCCACGACAGCAATTTCATTTCCGTACCATAAGTGATATTGAAGGTATGGAGAACAATAGTATTGTGGATATAATTGGTGTGGTGTCATTTATCAGTCCTGCTGCTTCAATAATGAGAAAAAATGGTATTGAAACTCAGAAGAGAACCCTTCATTTGAAGGACATGTCTGGCCGAAGCGTTGAGTTAACTTTATGGGGATCTTTATGCAATGCTGAAGGACAAAAGCTCCAATCTTTGTGTGATTCTGGGGAGTTTCCAGTTCTGGCTGTGAAAGCTGGTAGGGTGAATGATTTTAATGGGAAGGCAGTGGGTTCTATCTCTTCAACCCAGTTATTTATAGATCCTGATTTTCCTGAGGCTCATAGTTTAAAGAATTGGTTTGTCACTGATGGGAGGAACACTCCTACTGTCTCTATATCCAGGGAAACGTCAAGTGTGAGTAGAACAGATAATAGAAAAACTTTATCACAAATCAAAGATGAGAAGCTCGGAACTTCTGAGAAACCAGATTGGATTACAGTGGCAGCAAGGATTGCATACATCAAGTTGGACAATTTCTGCTATACAGCTTGTCCCATCATGAATGGGGATCGTCAATGCAACAAAAAGGTTACAAATAATGGAGATGGGAAGTGGTGGTGTGATAAATGTGATAGGTCAGTAGATGAATGTGACTACAGGTATATAATTCAGTTGCAGATACAGGATCATACAGGCATAATATGGGTGACTGCTTTTCAGGAATCTGGTCAGGATATCATGGGGGTGCCTGCAAAAGATTTGTACTATCTGAGGTATGAAAACCAAGAtgatgaaaaatttatggaaatcACTCGTCGAGTTATGTTTAATAAATACATATTCAAGTTAAAGGTAAAGGAGGAAACTTTTAGTGATGAACAGCGTGTGAAATCAACAGTGGTGAAAGTAGAAAAAGTAAATTTTTCGTCGGAAGCGAGGTACCTTTTGGATTTGATTGATAAGATTAAAGCAAATGATTCAGGTCTTTTTGCACCAAAGACAGAGTTTACCACTCCCAATACTGGACTGGATTACACCGGAGTTGGGATTGATGGAAGGAGGGATCTTGCACCACCAACTGCTAGTAGAGAATATGGATTACCAGTAAACCAAGGGGGTCAATATGGAAACCATTATGGTGGTTCTGGGCTTAGAGAATCTGCTTCGAACATGGATATATTCTGTAATAGTTGTGGGGTTACAGGTCATAGCTCTACAAATTGTCCTACCATCATGAATGGTCCAGTACAGTCCATTGGTAGGGGCTATTCTGATAGAGTATTTTCTGGGGCAAGTGTTGGTGGTGCCTCAAGTGAGTGCTTTAAATGTCATCAAACTGGACATTGGGCCAGAGACTGCCCAAACTCTGGACGTTTACCTCCATTGAGGCACTGA
- the LOC108478200 gene encoding uncharacterized protein LOC108478200, whose protein sequence is MDFWFKGISEDTSACSFNETDIQKCPFLKNINKPTNFSFSSMSFPMPVQGARGPLFEDGPNFDMAFKLFHGKDGIVPLSGRSDVPCDRDKQEPTIQFNPLAGKAATISLSAFSSGGPFSFGPFSDKRKNQKKKSDSSNKQEPSSQKGNSSNHDAMGNEWLQNGNCPIAKSYRAVSRVLPLVATPFHLSPAMKFRCPPAVVAARAALARTALVKNLRPQPLPAKMFVIALLGMAANVPLGAWKEHTEKFSLSWFVAVHAAVPFIAMLRKSVVMPKTAMALTIGASILGQVIGSRAERQRLKAVAEREKVAAETAVAAAVAGYNDLSQVDPSGASHCGREGAIWGPIPVKVGRPSSSSDSVCY, encoded by the exons ATGGACTTCTGGTTCAAGGGAATCAGTGAGGACACATCTGCGTGCTCATTTAATGAGACAGACATTCAGAAATGTCCATTTCTTAAGAACATTAACAAACCCACCAACTTTTCATTCTCTTCAATGAGTTTTCCCATGCCT GTACAGGGAGCTAGAGGTCCTTTATTTGAGGATGGTCCAAATTTTGATATGGCATTTAAGCTTTTTCATGGGAAGGATGGCATTGTACCTCTCTCAGGGAGGTCTGATGTTCCCTGTGACAGAGACAAACAGGAGCCTACCATCCAATTTAACCCATTAGCAGGAAAAGCTGCAACAATTAGCCTTTCAGCTTTTAGCTCAGGAGGGCCCTTCAGCTTTGGTCCCTTCTCAGATAAAAGGAAGAACCAGAAAAAGAAATCCGACTCATCTAACAAACAAGAACCCTCTTCTCAG AAAGGAAATTCATCAAATCATGATGCAATGGGAAACGAGTGGTTACAAAATGGGAATTGCCCAATTGCAAAATCTTACAGAGCAGTGAGTCGTGTCCTTCCACTTGTGGCGACACCTTTTCATCTCTCACCTGCAATGAAGTTTAGATGCCCCCCTGCTGTAGTTGCCGCAAGGGCTGCCCTAGCACGCACTGCCCTTGTTAAAAACTTACGCCCTCAGCCACTGCCTGCAAAGATGTTTGTTATTGCTCTCTTGGGCATGGCAGCTAACGTGCCTTTGGGTGCTTGGAAGGAGCACACTGAAAAATTTTCTTTATCATGGTTTGTAGCTGTGCATGCAGCTGTGCCCTTCATAGCCATGCTTCGGAAGTCCGTCGTAATGCCTAAAACAGCTATGGCCCTGACAATTGGGGCTTCTATCCTGGGGCAGGTTATTGGTTCAAGAGCTGAAAGGCAGCGGCTGAAAGCAGTGGCTGAAAGGGAGAAGGTGGCAGCTGAAACAGCCGTTGCTGCTGCTGTGGCTGGGTATAATGATCTAAGTCAGGTTGATCCATCCGGTGCAAGCCATTGTGGTAGAGAAGGAGCTATCTGGGGACCCATTCCAGTGAAGGTGGGTCGACCATCCTCTTCATCAGACAGTGTGTGCTATTGA
- the LOC108478197 gene encoding probable methyltransferase PMT21 isoform X2 yields the protein MKHKDGKYHSQPEKPFKIVPATLLVIVLCGFSFYLGGIFCSEKSRLEGKSVQDVSKTVSSPKEPAVDPLQIKSMAFPECSADFQDYTPCTDPRRWRKYGSHRLTFLERHCPPMSERKQCLVPPPDGYKPPIRWPKSRDECWYRNVPYNWINKQKSNQNWLRKQGEKFLFPGGGTMFPRGVGAYVDLMQDLIPEMRDGTVRTAIDTGCGVASWGGDLLDRGILTVSLAPRDNHEAQVQFALERGIPAILGVISTQRLPFPSNSFDMAHCSRCLIPWTEFGGIYLLEVHRILRPGGFWVLSGPPVNYENRWRGWNTTVEEQKSDYEKLEGLLTSMCFKMYAKKDDIAVWQKSSDGSCYNKLAEPDVYPAKCDDSLEPDSAWYTPLRPCVVVPKPELKKSALESLPKWPERLQVAPERISNVPGGSSSALKHDDGKWKVRAKHYKKLLPALGTNEIRNVMDMNTVYGGFAAAVIDDSLWTMNVVSSYAANTLPVVYDRGLIGTFHDW from the exons ATGAAGCATAAAGATGGAAAATACCATTCACAACCTGAAAAACCTTTCAAGATTGTCCCTGCAACATTGCTTGTTATCGTTCTATGTGGGTTTTCTTTCTATCTTGGTGGAATCTTCTGTTCTGAGAAAAGTCGACTAGAGGGAAAGAGTGTGCAGGATGTTTCCAAGACTGTTTCTTCTCCTAAGGAACCTGCAGTGGACCCCCTTCAAATCAAATCCATGGCTTTCCCGGAATGCAGCGCTGATTTCCAGGATTACACTCCATGCACTGATCCCAGG AGGTGGAGGAAGTATGGTTCGCATCGGCTTACTTTCTTGGAACGCCACTGTCCTCCGATGTCGGAGAGGAAGCAATGCTTGGTTCCACCTCCTGATGGGTATAAGCCACCTATCAGATGGCCAAAGAGCCGTGATGAATGTTGGTACAG GAATGTGCCATATAACTGGATCAATAAGCAGAAATCTAATCAGAACTGGTTGAGGAAACAAGGAGAGAAATTCCTGTTTCCTGGTGGTGGTACTATGTTCCCTAGAGGTGTTGGTGCATATGTTGATTTGATGCAGGATTTGATCCCTGAAATGAGAGATGGCACGGTTCGAACTGCTATTGATACCGGTTGTGGG GTTGCAAGTTGGGGAGGCGATCTATTAGATCGTGGGATTTTGACAGTTTCTCTTGCGCCGAGAGATAATCATGAAGCTCAGGTGCAGTTTGCATTGGAACGAGGAATACCTGCAATTCTTGGTGTCATTTCTACCCAGCGCCTTCCTTTCCCTTCAAATTCGTTTGATATGGCTCATTGCTCAAGATGCCTTATCCCATGGACTGAATTCG GTGGAATATATCTCCTTGAAGTTCACCGCATACTCCGTCCTGGTGGTTTTTGGGTCTTGTCCGGACCTCCTGTAAACTACGAAAACCGCTGGCGAGGATGGAATACAACTGTGGAAGAGCAGAAATCTGATTATGAGAAGTTGGAGGGCTTGTTGACTTCGATGTGCTTTAAAATGTATGCCAAGAAGGACGATATTGCTGTGTGGCAGAAATCTTCAGATGGTAGTTGCTACAATAAGCTTGCTGAGCCAGATGTCTACCCTGCCAAGTGTGATGATAGTCTTGAACCAGATTCAGCATGGTACACTCCACTCCGCCCGTGTGTTGTAGTCCCAAAGCCAGAACTTAAGAAGTCAGCTTTAGAGTCCCTGCCAAAGTGGCCAGAGAGGTTGCAAGTCGCACCTGAGCGCATCTCAAATGTTCCCGGTGGGAGTAGCAGTGCTTTAAAGCATGATGACGGCAAGTGGAAGGTCCGAGCCAAGCACTACAAAAAGTTACTCCCTGCACTTGGGACCAATGAGATAAGGAATGTTATGGACATGAATACAG